In Streptococcus dysgalactiae subsp. dysgalactiae, the following are encoded in one genomic region:
- a CDS encoding SDR family oxidoreductase, giving the protein MTRVIDFKDKVVIVTGAGGVLCGYMAKEFAKAGAKVALLDLNQEAAQAFVTEIEAEGGVAKAYKANVLSKENLEEVRQAVLADFGPADILVNGAGGNSPKATTDNEFHEVGLPEETKTFFDLDEAGISFVFNLNYLGTLLPTQVFAQDMVGRKGANIINISSMNAFTPLTKIPAYSGAKAAISNFTQWLAVHFSKVGIRCNAIAPGFLVTNQNRGLLFTEKGQPTARAEKILNNTPMGRFGEAEELIGGLFFLADEQSASFVNGVVLPIDGGFAAYSGV; this is encoded by the coding sequence ATGACTAGAGTAATTGATTTTAAAGATAAGGTTGTGATTGTAACAGGTGCTGGTGGAGTGCTTTGCGGCTACATGGCCAAAGAGTTTGCCAAAGCAGGTGCCAAGGTAGCTCTTTTAGATTTGAACCAAGAAGCAGCACAAGCTTTTGTAACTGAGATTGAAGCAGAAGGTGGTGTGGCTAAAGCTTACAAAGCAAATGTCCTCTCAAAAGAGAATTTAGAAGAGGTACGTCAGGCTGTTTTAGCTGATTTTGGTCCAGCAGACATTTTGGTCAATGGAGCTGGTGGAAACAGTCCGAAAGCAACTACTGATAATGAATTTCATGAGGTTGGTTTGCCTGAAGAGACCAAAACTTTCTTTGATTTAGATGAAGCAGGAATTAGTTTTGTCTTTAACTTGAACTACCTAGGAACATTGCTTCCTACGCAAGTTTTCGCTCAAGACATGGTTGGGCGAAAAGGGGCTAACATCATTAACATTTCATCAATGAATGCTTTCACACCATTGACAAAAATCCCAGCTTATTCAGGAGCTAAGGCAGCTATTTCTAACTTTACGCAATGGTTAGCTGTTCACTTCTCAAAAGTAGGAATCCGTTGTAATGCTATCGCCCCAGGTTTCTTGGTGACCAACCAAAACCGTGGCCTTTTGTTCACTGAAAAGGGGCAACCAACAGCACGTGCTGAAAAAATCCTTAACAATACGCCAATGGGACGTTTCGGAGAAGCAGAAGAATTGATTGGTGGTCTCTTTTTCCTAGCTGATGAACAATCAGCTAGCTTCGTTAACGGCGTTGTTCTCCCAATTGATGGAGGCTTTGCAGCTTACTCTGGCGTTTAA
- a CDS encoding methionyl aminopeptidase, with the protein MITLKSAREIEAMDRAGDFLADIHIGLRDIIKPGADMWEVEAYVRRRCKEDNVLPLQIGVDGHVMDYPYATCCGLNDEVAHAFPRHYILKEGDLLKVDMVLSEPLDKSVVDVSALDFDNVSEMKKWTESYSGGLADSCWAYAVGTPSDEVKQLMDVTKEAMYRGIEKAVIGNRIGDIGAAVQEYAESFGYGVVRDLVGHGVGPTMHEEPMVPNYGTAGRGLRLKEGMVLTVEPMINTGTWEIDTDMKTGWAHKTLDGGLSCQYEHQFVITKDGPVILTSQGEERTY; encoded by the coding sequence ATGATAACATTAAAATCTGCACGCGAAATAGAAGCTATGGATAGAGCTGGAGACTTCCTAGCTGATATCCATATTGGGCTAAGAGATATTATCAAGCCTGGTGCGGACATGTGGGAAGTTGAAGCCTACGTTCGTCGTCGTTGTAAAGAAGACAATGTGCTTCCCTTGCAAATTGGAGTGGATGGTCATGTCATGGATTACCCGTATGCTACCTGCTGCGGGTTGAATGACGAAGTGGCTCACGCCTTTCCACGCCACTACATCCTTAAAGAAGGGGATTTGCTTAAGGTTGACATGGTTTTAAGCGAGCCTTTGGACAAATCAGTTGTGGATGTCTCAGCCCTAGATTTTGATAATGTTTCTGAGATGAAAAAATGGACAGAGTCTTATTCTGGTGGCTTGGCAGATTCGTGTTGGGCTTATGCTGTAGGAACGCCATCTGACGAAGTGAAACAATTAATGGATGTCACTAAAGAAGCAATGTACCGCGGGATTGAGAAAGCTGTGATTGGTAACCGTATCGGTGATATCGGAGCAGCTGTCCAAGAGTACGCTGAAAGCTTTGGCTATGGTGTGGTACGTGACCTTGTTGGTCATGGTGTCGGACCTACCATGCATGAAGAACCAATGGTACCAAACTACGGAACAGCTGGTCGAGGCCTTCGTCTGAAAGAAGGAATGGTCTTGACAGTGGAGCCAATGATCAACACAGGAACTTGGGAAATTGACACGGATATGAAAACAGGTTGGGCGCATAAGACTTTGGATGGTGGCCTGTCTTGTCAATATGAACATCAATTTGTCATTACCAAAGACGGCCCTGTTATTTTAACGAGCCAAGGAGAAGAAAGAACTTACTAA
- a CDS encoding mannonate dehydratase, whose amino-acid sequence MKMSFRWYGKHDPVSLEEIKAIPGMQGIVTAIYDVPVGQAWPLENILALKKMVEDAGLEISVIESIPVHEDIKQGKPTRDALIENYKTSITNVGKAGIPVVCYNFMPVFDWTRSDLNHPLPDGSTSLAFLKADLEGVDPVADDLNLPGWDSSYSKEEMKAIIENYRNNISEEDLWANLDYFIKAIMPTAEAAGVKMAIHPDDPPYGIFGLPRIITDQDAVERFLNLYDSPNNGITMCVGSYASDPKNDVIAMTEYALKRNRINFMHTRNVTAGAWGFQETAHLSQAGDIDMNAVVKLLVDYDWKGALRPDHGRRIWGDQIKTPGYGLYDRALGATYFNGLYEANMRAAGKTPDFGITVKTVGDK is encoded by the coding sequence ATGAAAATGTCATTTCGCTGGTATGGGAAACATGACCCAGTCAGCTTAGAAGAAATCAAAGCCATCCCAGGTATGCAGGGAATTGTTACGGCAATTTATGATGTTCCGGTTGGTCAAGCTTGGCCACTTGAGAACATTCTTGCCTTGAAGAAAATGGTCGAAGATGCTGGTTTAGAGATTTCAGTTATTGAATCTATCCCAGTTCATGAAGATATCAAACAAGGCAAGCCAACGCGTGATGCATTGATTGAAAACTATAAAACCTCTATTACCAACGTTGGTAAAGCAGGTATTCCGGTGGTTTGTTACAACTTTATGCCAGTTTTTGACTGGACACGTTCAGATCTTAACCATCCCCTACCGGACGGATCCACATCGCTTGCTTTCTTAAAAGCTGATTTAGAGGGTGTTGATCCAGTAGCTGACGATTTGAATCTACCAGGTTGGGATTCTTCTTATTCTAAAGAAGAAATGAAAGCCATCATCGAGAATTACCGCAACAATATCTCTGAAGAAGATTTATGGGCAAACCTAGACTACTTCATCAAAGCTATTATGCCAACCGCAGAAGCAGCTGGTGTGAAAATGGCGATCCACCCTGATGACCCACCATATGGTATCTTTGGTTTGCCACGTATTATAACAGATCAAGATGCTGTTGAGCGCTTCTTAAATCTCTATGATTCTCCAAACAATGGGATTACCATGTGTGTAGGGTCTTACGCTTCTGATCCTAAAAATGATGTGATTGCCATGACTGAGTACGCTCTTAAACGTAACCGTATCAACTTTATGCACACGCGGAACGTGACAGCCGGCGCTTGGGGCTTCCAAGAAACAGCACACCTATCACAAGCTGGTGATATTGACATGAATGCTGTTGTCAAATTATTGGTTGACTATGATTGGAAAGGGGCTCTTCGCCCAGACCATGGTCGTCGTATCTGGGGAGATCAAATCAAAACACCTGGTTATGGCCTATATGACCGTGCTTTGGGAGCTACTTACTTTAATGGTCTTTATGAGGCCAATATGCGTGCTGCTGGTAAGACACCAGACTTTGGCATTACTGTCAAAACAGTTGGCGACAAATAA
- a CDS encoding GNAT family N-acetyltransferase: MDIWTQLAAFAFWDTPKVTLRPFQYADHAAFYAMVNDTEYLSYVFPEKRTKEESDYLLVHEFMASPLGIWAIEDKLTHQLIGCIRLEHYNAKVSSSEVGYFLHHAYWGQGIMTEVLKTLSFLAFQTFGLRTLELLIHLENVASQRVAEKAGFRCYKRFRGSDRYTHKIRDYKAYQLRIGDDHHE; encoded by the coding sequence ATGGATATTTGGACACAGTTGGCAGCATTTGCCTTTTGGGATACTCCAAAGGTTACACTGAGGCCTTTTCAATATGCCGATCATGCGGCTTTTTACGCCATGGTTAATGATACTGAGTACTTATCTTATGTCTTTCCAGAAAAAAGGACTAAAGAGGAAAGCGACTACCTCTTAGTTCATGAGTTTATGGCATCTCCTTTAGGGATTTGGGCCATTGAGGACAAGCTGACACACCAACTGATAGGCTGTATCCGACTGGAACATTATAACGCTAAAGTATCCAGTTCTGAAGTTGGTTATTTTTTACATCATGCTTACTGGGGGCAAGGTATCATGACAGAAGTTCTTAAGACGCTGAGTTTTTTAGCCTTTCAAACTTTTGGACTTAGAACATTGGAGTTACTCATCCATCTGGAAAATGTAGCCAGTCAACGTGTGGCTGAAAAAGCAGGATTTCGCTGTTACAAACGATTTAGAGGCAGTGATCGCTATACCCACAAGATTCGCGATTATAAAGCGTACCAATTAAGAATAGGTGATGATCATCATGAGTAA
- the spxR gene encoding CBS-HotDog domain-containing transcription factor SpxR, which produces MSKHQDILDYLEKLAIGKRVSVRSISNHLKVSDGTAYRAIKEAENRGIVETKPRSGTVRIEKKRRVRIDRLTYAEIARISDSEVLAGHAGLGHEFSKFSIGAMTQQNIRRYLVKGGLLIVGDRENIQLLALENHNAILVTGGFPVSKRVIETADSQGIPVMVTNYDTFTVATMINHALSNIRIKTDLKTVEQVLIPVEQYGCLYEDNTIEEFNALIKKTREVRFPVLDHKSKVIGVVSMRDVVDQLPTTKVTKIMSRNPITAKPNTSLANISQKMIFEDLNMLPVVDEDHVLLGMITRRQAMENLPTNQPSNLYTYSEQMLSSLEETLDYYQVLVEPTMIDSAGNMSNGVISEFLKEISIRVLTKKHQKNIIIEQMMIYFLHAVQIDDQLKLYPKIITENRRSSTIDIEVFVDDQVIAKAIITTKIN; this is translated from the coding sequence ATGAGTAAACATCAAGATATTTTGGATTATCTGGAAAAGCTCGCTATCGGGAAACGGGTGAGTGTCAGAAGTATTTCTAACCATTTAAAGGTTAGTGATGGCACGGCTTACCGCGCTATCAAAGAAGCTGAAAATCGAGGCATTGTCGAAACCAAACCAAGAAGTGGCACGGTTCGCATTGAGAAAAAAAGACGGGTTCGCATTGATCGTCTGACCTATGCCGAAATTGCTCGTATTAGTGATTCAGAAGTGCTAGCGGGACATGCTGGTCTGGGGCATGAATTTAGTAAGTTTTCAATCGGAGCTATGACTCAGCAAAATATCCGCCGCTACCTCGTTAAAGGAGGGCTTTTAATTGTCGGTGACCGCGAAAATATCCAATTGCTGGCTTTGGAAAATCATAATGCCATCTTGGTAACTGGTGGTTTCCCAGTTTCTAAACGGGTTATTGAAACAGCAGATAGCCAAGGTATTCCTGTCATGGTAACCAATTATGACACCTTTACGGTCGCGACCATGATTAATCATGCCTTGTCTAACATTCGCATCAAAACAGACCTCAAAACCGTCGAGCAGGTCTTGATTCCTGTTGAGCAGTATGGCTGTCTTTATGAGGACAATACGATTGAAGAATTTAATGCCCTCATTAAGAAGACACGAGAGGTAAGATTTCCTGTTCTGGATCACAAATCCAAAGTAATCGGGGTGGTCAGTATGCGAGATGTGGTGGATCAATTACCGACCACTAAAGTGACTAAAATCATGTCTCGAAACCCCATCACCGCGAAACCCAATACCAGCCTTGCGAACATCAGTCAAAAAATGATTTTTGAAGATTTGAACATGCTTCCTGTTGTTGATGAAGACCATGTCTTACTAGGGATGATTACCCGTAGACAAGCAATGGAGAATCTTCCGACTAACCAGCCAAGTAACCTCTACACCTACAGTGAACAGATGCTTTCCAGCCTTGAAGAGACTCTTGATTATTATCAGGTTTTGGTTGAACCCACCATGATTGATAGTGCTGGTAACATGTCGAATGGGGTCATTTCAGAATTTCTCAAGGAAATCAGTATTCGTGTCCTAACGAAAAAGCATCAAAAAAATATCATTATTGAACAAATGATGATATACTTTTTACATGCTGTTCAAATTGATGATCAATTGAAACTATACCCTAAAATCATTACTGAAAATAGACGAAGCAGCACCATTGATATCGAAGTTTTTGTCGATGATCAAGTGATTGCTAAAGCAATAATAACAACCAAGATTAATTAG
- the uxaC gene encoding glucuronate isomerase, protein MTFNDANFMLKNEAAKKLYQQIQDQPIFDYHCHLDPKEIFEDKVYDNIVDLWLGGDHYKWRLMRANGISEEEITGSASKLDKFKAFARTLERSYGNPVYHWSAMELKNVFGVEELLTQDNAEEIYHRLNAYLVDHKISPRKLIADSKVTFIGTTDHPLDDLEWHQQLADDSTFETVVAPTFRPDEAFVEHRNFAQFVERLGTSTGSHITDFTTFMAAMEKRIAYFAEKGCKASDISFTEIVFEKATPEALNEIMAQVLAGGTPSQLDINQWQTAVFADLCRLYKQYGFVTQVHFGALRNNHSGIFKRLGADVGVDSLGDQTALTINMNRLLDNLVQMDSLPKMIWYNLNPSYNIAVANTLANFQANEAGVASYLQFGAGWWFADTKLGMISQMNALAEQGMLANFVGMLTDSRSFLSYQRHDYFRRILATYLGEWIEEGEVPEDYQVIGQMAKDIAYDNAVRYFN, encoded by the coding sequence ATGACATTTAACGATGCGAACTTTATGTTAAAAAATGAAGCTGCTAAAAAACTGTATCAACAGATTCAAGATCAACCGATTTTTGACTATCACTGTCACTTAGACCCAAAAGAAATTTTTGAAGATAAGGTCTATGACAATATTGTTGACTTATGGTTAGGCGGGGATCACTACAAGTGGCGATTGATGCGTGCTAATGGCATCTCAGAAGAAGAAATCACTGGTTCAGCGTCTAAACTTGATAAATTTAAAGCTTTTGCAAGAACCTTAGAACGTTCCTACGGTAACCCTGTTTATCATTGGTCAGCTATGGAGTTGAAAAATGTTTTTGGTGTGGAAGAGCTGTTGACACAGGACAATGCGGAAGAGATTTATCATCGCTTGAATGCTTATCTGGTTGACCATAAGATTAGCCCGCGCAAATTAATTGCAGACAGCAAGGTAACTTTTATTGGAACTACTGATCACCCTCTTGATGACCTCGAATGGCATCAACAGCTTGCTGACGATAGCACTTTTGAGACAGTTGTAGCACCAACCTTTAGACCAGATGAGGCTTTTGTTGAGCACCGCAATTTTGCCCAGTTTGTGGAGCGTTTAGGAACTTCAACAGGCAGCCACATTACAGACTTTACGACGTTTATGGCAGCCATGGAGAAACGGATTGCTTACTTTGCTGAAAAAGGCTGCAAGGCAAGTGATATCAGCTTTACAGAAATTGTTTTTGAAAAGGCTACACCAGAAGCTTTAAATGAGATCATGGCTCAGGTGCTAGCGGGTGGTACACCAAGCCAACTTGACATCAACCAATGGCAGACTGCTGTTTTTGCAGACCTTTGTCGATTGTACAAGCAGTATGGTTTTGTAACCCAAGTTCATTTTGGTGCTCTGCGCAACAACCATTCTGGTATTTTCAAACGTTTAGGAGCAGATGTAGGGGTGGATTCTCTAGGAGACCAAACAGCTTTAACGATTAATATGAACCGCTTGTTGGATAACTTGGTGCAGATGGATAGTCTACCAAAAATGATTTGGTATAACTTAAACCCAAGTTACAATATTGCAGTAGCTAACACTTTGGCTAATTTCCAAGCCAATGAAGCCGGTGTGGCAAGTTATCTTCAATTTGGAGCTGGTTGGTGGTTTGCAGATACCAAGCTTGGAATGATTAGCCAGATGAATGCTCTTGCTGAACAAGGAATGCTTGCTAATTTTGTAGGCATGTTAACGGATTCTCGTTCCTTCTTGTCTTATCAACGCCATGATTACTTCAGACGTATTTTAGCTACCTATCTAGGGGAATGGATTGAAGAAGGGGAAGTCCCAGAAGATTATCAAGTCATTGGTCAGATGGCTAAAGACATCGCTTACGACAACGCTGTTCGCTATTTTAATTAA
- a CDS encoding YihY/virulence factor BrkB family protein — protein sequence MAEKKFFDRVMSKWQYEPIQAFMRHFQSSEMDLSSIAVAYYLILTAFPLIIIAANIFPYLNIDIADLLRLMKQNLPKDIFKPASSIVVNIFSKPSGSVLGVATLTGFWTMSRSLTSLQKAINKAYGASQHRDFFIGHLVGLLTSLIILFLLTFALIFSTFSKAAIQVLDNHYNLSDNITTAFLLLIQPITVLIIFVGLMLLYFLLPNVKIKKIRYILPGTIFTSFVMTFLSNLVGNYVVHNVEKMVDIKTFGSVMIFIIMLWFIFLARILILGAIFNATYQEISVGKLESRSGDVVSIFKKTLGNDTDQSPSSSVDGE from the coding sequence ATGGCAGAAAAAAAATTCTTTGATAGAGTCATGTCAAAGTGGCAGTATGAACCCATTCAAGCTTTTATGCGACATTTTCAAAGTTCTGAAATGGATTTGTCTTCAATTGCTGTGGCTTACTATCTTATTTTGACAGCTTTTCCATTGATTATTATTGCAGCCAATATTTTTCCTTACCTTAATATTGACATTGCTGATTTGCTACGGTTAATGAAGCAAAACCTGCCTAAGGATATTTTCAAACCAGCCTCTTCGATTGTGGTTAATATTTTTTCAAAACCTTCAGGAAGTGTGCTTGGGGTTGCGACCTTAACTGGTTTTTGGACCATGTCTCGAAGCTTAACGTCCTTGCAAAAAGCCATCAATAAAGCTTATGGAGCCTCACAACATCGTGATTTCTTTATCGGTCACTTGGTTGGACTTTTGACCAGTCTCATTATTTTATTTCTTTTGACCTTTGCCTTGATCTTTTCGACCTTTTCAAAGGCAGCTATCCAGGTGTTAGATAACCACTATAACCTAAGTGACAATATCACGACGGCATTCTTGCTCTTAATCCAGCCTATTACGGTCTTGATTATATTTGTCGGCCTGATGTTATTGTATTTCCTCTTGCCAAATGTCAAGATTAAAAAGATTCGCTATATTTTGCCAGGTACGATTTTCACGTCATTTGTCATGACTTTTTTGAGTAACTTGGTTGGTAATTATGTGGTACATAATGTTGAGAAAATGGTAGATATCAAAACCTTCGGGTCCGTGATGATTTTCATTATCATGTTATGGTTTATTTTCTTGGCTAGAATTTTGATCTTAGGAGCCATTTTTAATGCCACTTATCAAGAAATATCTGTAGGAAAACTAGAAAGCCGCAGTGGAGATGTGGTATCCATTTTCAAAAAAACCTTAGGGAATGATACGGATCAATCGCCATCTTCCTCTGTTGATGGAGAGTAA
- a CDS encoding HAD family hydrolase — MTTKKEAFVFCVDSDGCAMDTMTYKHQLFFGPIAADVFGVTNREAFLKEWDRVNLYSRTRGVNRFVGLVIGLDYAGLKGIDRLKDWVANTKSLSNASLEAELAKEASDDLQKALDWSNEVNRQIKAYEGEALAFPGAISGLEKLHQLGKVFVVSSANKEAVEEEWHDQGLMAHVDDLYCQNRGKKEDVIAELLQKGYQKERLMMVGDSPGDLVAAEQNQVAFFPILVGKEAQSWADLKEAVADAFVTGELSDLDFNSLKETFWHNLD; from the coding sequence ATGACGACTAAAAAGGAAGCCTTTGTCTTCTGCGTAGACTCAGATGGTTGTGCGATGGATACGATGACCTATAAGCATCAGCTATTCTTTGGTCCAATTGCTGCAGATGTCTTTGGGGTGACAAATAGAGAAGCATTTTTAAAAGAATGGGACCGTGTTAACCTGTACTCACGCACGCGTGGGGTTAATCGTTTTGTTGGGCTTGTCATAGGACTTGACTATGCAGGATTGAAAGGCATTGACCGTTTGAAAGATTGGGTTGCCAACACCAAATCTCTCTCCAATGCTTCACTGGAAGCAGAGCTTGCTAAAGAAGCTAGTGATGACCTTCAAAAAGCCTTGGACTGGTCTAATGAAGTGAACCGTCAAATCAAAGCTTATGAAGGTGAGGCGTTGGCTTTTCCAGGAGCTATATCAGGTCTTGAGAAATTGCATCAGCTAGGGAAAGTATTCGTTGTGAGTTCAGCCAATAAAGAAGCTGTCGAAGAAGAGTGGCACGATCAAGGACTAATGGCACATGTTGATGACTTGTATTGCCAAAACCGTGGTAAAAAAGAGGATGTTATCGCAGAGCTTCTTCAAAAAGGGTATCAAAAAGAACGCCTCATGATGGTTGGTGATTCTCCGGGAGATTTGGTCGCAGCAGAGCAAAATCAAGTGGCTTTCTTCCCTATATTAGTCGGCAAAGAGGCGCAATCTTGGGCTGACTTAAAAGAAGCTGTGGCAGATGCCTTTGTTACAGGAGAACTGTCTGATCTAGATTTTAACAGCTTGAAAGAAACCTTCTGGCATAACTTAGATTAG
- a CDS encoding glycoside hydrolase family 3 protein, which yields MTHLVDLRKKPYHLDDQAIAWVEETIASMSLEEKIGQLFVNMGASRTEEYLTQVLNDYKIAAVRYNKGMADEVWEQNYILQTKSKIPLLIAANTEAGGDGAVNDGTKIGDEIKVAATNDPKYAYEMGRIAGIEAAAVGCNASFAPIVDLTRNWRNPIIASRNWGSNVDQIITLSKEYMRGIMEHGIMPFAKHFPGDGIDERDHHLSFASNPMTKDEWMSTFGRIYGELTEAGLPGIMAGHIHLPNVEKELHPERELDDMLPASLNKTLLDELLRGELGYNGAIVTDASHMVAMTASMPRRLMLPTAVEAGCDLFLFFNDPDEDLQWMKEGYEAGILTEERLHDALRRTLGLKARLGLHLYEGRREEIMLPKEEAMALINTKEAQAIADEVADKAITLVKDKQKDIFPVTPERYKRILIVNVEGHKGGFGAMIAGQKKRASDVVKELLEARGHDVTVWESTEERIMQLPESERAAAIANVYAQKQPISNLTDHYDLILNLVDVNSGGTVQRIVWPAAKGTPDQPFYVHEIPTIVVSVQHAFALADMPQVGTYINAYDGKDNTMKALVEKLAGESSFTGISPVDAFCGLIDTHLWREY from the coding sequence ATGACACATTTAGTAGATTTACGCAAAAAACCTTATCACCTTGATGACCAAGCCATCGCTTGGGTAGAAGAAACCATTGCCTCCATGTCCTTGGAGGAGAAAATTGGGCAGTTATTTGTTAACATGGGAGCTAGTCGTACCGAAGAGTATTTGACCCAAGTGCTTAATGATTATAAGATTGCGGCGGTTCGCTACAATAAAGGCATGGCCGACGAAGTTTGGGAACAAAACTACATCTTACAAACCAAATCAAAAATTCCACTCTTAATTGCTGCTAACACCGAAGCTGGTGGCGATGGGGCAGTTAATGATGGCACAAAGATTGGTGATGAAATTAAGGTTGCCGCAACAAACGATCCAAAATATGCTTATGAAATGGGACGCATTGCAGGAATTGAAGCAGCAGCGGTTGGCTGTAACGCTTCCTTTGCTCCTATTGTTGATCTGACACGCAACTGGCGCAACCCAATTATTGCTAGCCGTAACTGGGGCTCAAACGTGGACCAAATCATTACCTTGTCTAAAGAGTACATGAGAGGGATTATGGAGCATGGCATTATGCCATTTGCCAAACATTTCCCAGGTGACGGGATTGATGAACGTGACCATCACCTCTCTTTTGCATCAAACCCGATGACAAAAGACGAGTGGATGTCTACCTTCGGTCGAATCTACGGAGAATTGACAGAAGCTGGTCTTCCAGGTATAATGGCGGGTCATATCCATTTGCCGAATGTTGAGAAAGAGTTGCATCCTGAACGTGAGTTGGATGACATGCTACCAGCTTCACTCAACAAAACGTTGTTGGATGAATTGCTGCGCGGGGAGCTTGGTTACAATGGGGCTATTGTGACAGATGCTTCTCACATGGTTGCCATGACAGCTTCTATGCCACGTCGCTTGATGCTACCAACGGCTGTGGAAGCGGGATGTGACCTCTTCTTATTCTTTAATGATCCAGATGAAGATTTGCAATGGATGAAAGAAGGCTATGAGGCTGGCATTTTGACAGAAGAACGCCTCCATGATGCCCTTCGTCGTACCCTTGGTTTGAAAGCACGTCTAGGACTTCATTTATATGAAGGTCGTCGTGAAGAGATTATGCTACCAAAAGAAGAAGCGATGGCTCTGATTAATACCAAAGAAGCGCAAGCCATTGCTGACGAGGTAGCTGACAAAGCTATTACTCTTGTTAAAGATAAGCAAAAGGATATTTTCCCAGTCACTCCTGAACGTTACAAACGCATTTTAATTGTCAATGTAGAAGGTCACAAAGGTGGTTTTGGTGCTATGATTGCAGGGCAGAAAAAACGAGCATCTGATGTAGTCAAGGAATTGCTAGAAGCGCGTGGCCATGACGTCACAGTGTGGGAATCAACGGAAGAACGCATCATGCAATTGCCAGAAAGTGAACGAGCTGCAGCAATTGCCAATGTCTACGCCCAAAAACAACCGATTTCCAATTTAACAGACCATTACGATTTAATCCTTAACCTTGTTGATGTCAACTCTGGTGGAACAGTTCAGCGTATTGTCTGGCCAGCAGCCAAGGGGACACCAGATCAGCCCTTTTATGTGCATGAAATCCCAACCATTGTGGTATCAGTTCAGCATGCTTTTGCTCTTGCAGACATGCCACAAGTAGGTACTTATATCAATGCTTACGACGGCAAGGATAATACCATGAAAGCCTTGGTGGAGAAATTGGCGGGTGAGTCAAGCTTCACAGGTATTTCACCAGTAGATGCTTTTTGTGGTCTTATTGACACGCACTTGTGGCGAGAGTACTGA
- a CDS encoding bifunctional 4-hydroxy-2-oxoglutarate aldolase/2-dehydro-3-deoxy-phosphogluconate aldolase — translation MLTQLKENYFFAVVRGKTAEDAIEIAKHAVLGGIRNIEITYSTPNTSEVISKLSDDFKDDTSVVIGAGTVMTTELAKEAIAAGAKFLVSPHFSKEIADIANQEGNLYFPGCATATEIVTAMNASCPIIKVFPGGVVGPGFIKDIHEPIPEVDLMPSGGVSVDNVKEWKNAGAVAVGVGSALASKVATEGYDSVTRIAQSFVSALD, via the coding sequence ATGTTAACCCAATTAAAAGAGAATTACTTTTTCGCTGTTGTACGTGGAAAAACCGCAGAAGATGCGATTGAAATCGCTAAACACGCGGTTTTAGGTGGAATTCGTAATATTGAAATTACTTACTCCACTCCAAATACTTCTGAGGTCATTAGCAAATTATCAGATGACTTTAAAGATGACACAAGTGTTGTTATTGGAGCTGGTACGGTAATGACTACTGAACTCGCAAAAGAAGCGATTGCAGCAGGTGCCAAATTCTTAGTAAGTCCGCATTTTTCCAAAGAAATTGCTGACATTGCTAACCAAGAAGGCAACCTTTACTTTCCAGGTTGCGCCACAGCAACTGAAATTGTGACTGCCATGAATGCCTCTTGTCCTATTATTAAGGTTTTCCCAGGAGGGGTTGTTGGCCCAGGTTTTATCAAAGATATTCACGAACCAATACCTGAGGTTGATTTGATGCCTTCTGGAGGGGTTTCAGTTGATAACGTGAAAGAGTGGAAAAATGCTGGAGCAGTCGCTGTAGGTGTTGGTTCCGCCCTTGCTAGCAAGGTGGCGACAGAGGGTTATGACAGTGTCACTCGAATTGCGCAATCATTTGTATCAGCCCTTGACTAA